In Citrobacter sp. RHB25-C09, the following proteins share a genomic window:
- the kdsA gene encoding 3-deoxy-8-phosphooctulonate synthase — protein MKQKVVSIGDIKVANDLPFVLFGGMNVLESRDLAMRICEHYVTVTQKLGIPYVFKASFDKANRSSIHSYRGPGLEEGMKIFQELKQTFGVKVITDVHEASQAQPVADVVDVIQLPAFLARQTDLVEAMAKTGAVINVKKPQFVSPGQMGNIVDKFHEGGNDKVILCDRGANFGYDNLVVDMLGFSVMKKVSGNSPVIFDVTHALQCRDPFGAASGGRRGQVTELARAGMAVGLAGLFIEAHPDPANAKCDGPSALPLAKLEQFLVQMKAIDDLVKSFDELDTEN, from the coding sequence ATGAAACAAAAAGTGGTTAGCATTGGCGACATCAAGGTGGCAAACGATCTGCCGTTCGTGCTGTTTGGCGGTATGAACGTGCTGGAATCTCGCGATCTGGCGATGCGCATTTGTGAGCACTACGTGACCGTTACCCAAAAGCTGGGTATCCCTTACGTGTTCAAGGCCTCTTTTGATAAAGCCAACCGTTCCTCTATCCATTCTTACCGTGGACCAGGCCTGGAAGAAGGGATGAAAATCTTCCAGGAGCTGAAGCAGACGTTTGGCGTGAAGGTGATCACCGATGTGCACGAAGCGAGCCAGGCGCAGCCGGTTGCCGACGTAGTTGACGTGATCCAGTTGCCTGCCTTCCTTGCTCGCCAGACCGATCTGGTGGAAGCAATGGCGAAAACGGGTGCGGTCATCAACGTGAAAAAACCGCAGTTCGTGAGCCCGGGGCAGATGGGTAATATCGTGGATAAATTCCACGAGGGTGGTAATGACAAGGTGATTCTTTGCGATCGTGGCGCGAACTTTGGCTATGACAACCTGGTTGTTGATATGCTGGGCTTTAGCGTGATGAAAAAAGTCTCCGGCAACAGCCCGGTGATTTTCGACGTGACGCATGCGTTGCAATGTCGCGACCCGTTCGGTGCCGCAAGCGGCGGTCGTCGTGGTCAGGTTACTGAACTGGCGCGCGCGGGGATGGCGGTTGGCCTGGCCGGCCTGTTTATCGAAGCGCATCCGGATCCAGCCAACGCGAAATGCGATGGTCCGTCCGCGCTGCCGCTGGCGAAACTGGAACAGTTCCTCGTGCAGATGAAAGCAATTGACGATCTGGTGAAAAGCTTCGACGAGCTGGATACCGAGAACTAA
- the sirB1 gene encoding invasion regulator SirB1 — MRSLADFEFNKAPLCDGMILASESIRLDFPTQSVYDELERLVSLAQEEISQLLSQDEQLEKLLALFYGEWGFTDTRGVYRLSDALWLDQVLKNRQGSAVSLGAILLWIANRLSLPLVPVIFPTQLILRIESLEGEMWLINPFNGETLNEHTLEVWLKGNISPVAELFNEDLDEADNAEVIRKLLDTLKSSLMEEQQMELALRASEALLQFNPEDPYEIRDRGLIYAQLECEHVALTDLSYFVEQCPEDPISEMIRAQINNISHKQIVLH, encoded by the coding sequence ATGAGGTCGTTAGCTGATTTCGAATTTAATAAAGCGCCACTGTGCGATGGGATGATCCTGGCATCGGAATCGATCCGTCTGGATTTCCCGACACAGTCTGTCTATGACGAACTGGAACGTCTGGTCAGCCTCGCGCAAGAAGAAATTAGCCAGCTCCTGTCTCAGGATGAGCAACTGGAAAAATTGCTGGCACTCTTTTACGGCGAATGGGGATTTACCGATACCCGTGGCGTTTACCGGTTATCCGACGCACTGTGGCTTGACCAGGTATTGAAGAACCGCCAGGGTAGCGCCGTCTCATTAGGGGCGATCTTGTTATGGATTGCTAACCGTCTGTCACTGCCGCTGGTTCCGGTAATATTTCCTACCCAGCTTATTTTGCGCATTGAGTCACTGGAAGGTGAGATGTGGCTTATTAATCCGTTCAATGGCGAAACGTTAAATGAGCATACGCTTGAGGTGTGGCTGAAGGGGAATATCAGCCCGGTCGCTGAGTTATTCAACGAAGATCTCGACGAGGCCGATAATGCCGAAGTGATTCGCAAACTGCTGGATACGCTGAAATCCTCATTAATGGAAGAGCAGCAGATGGAACTGGCGCTGCGCGCGAGCGAAGCGTTATTGCAATTTAACCCGGAAGATCCGTATGAAATTCGTGACCGGGGGTTGATCTATGCGCAACTGGAATGTGAGCACGTTGCGCTGACCGATTTAAGCTATTTCGTTGAGCAGTGTCCGGAAGACCCGATCAGCGAAATGATTCGTGCGCAGATTAATAACATCTCGCATAAGCAAATTGTCCTGCATTAA
- the prmC gene encoding peptide chain release factor N(5)-glutamine methyltransferase has translation MNFQHWLGEAISQLAESESPRRDAEILLEFVTGKGRTYLLAFGETELTDAQQEQLATLLARRKQGEPIAHLTGVREFWSLPLFVSPATLIPRPDTECLVEQALARLPATPCRILDLGTGTGAIALALASERPDCEVTAVDRMADAVALAQRNAEHLAINNVHIRQSVWFSALPGQQFAMIVSNPPYIDEQDPHLSQGDVRFEPLSALVAGDHGLADIVHIIEQSRPALMPGGCLLLEHGWQQGTAVRQVFVRAGYQSVETCRDYGGNERITLGWKAD, from the coding sequence ATGAATTTTCAGCACTGGTTAGGTGAGGCGATAAGCCAACTGGCGGAAAGCGAAAGTCCGCGTCGTGACGCCGAGATTTTGCTCGAATTCGTCACTGGCAAAGGGCGCACGTACCTTCTGGCGTTTGGCGAAACGGAGTTAACTGATGCCCAGCAAGAACAGTTAGCGACGCTGCTGGCGCGACGTAAGCAGGGAGAACCCATCGCGCATTTAACCGGGGTGCGGGAATTCTGGTCGCTGCCGCTGTTTGTCTCACCGGCAACGCTGATCCCTCGCCCGGATACCGAGTGCCTGGTCGAGCAGGCGTTGGCGCGCTTGCCGGCGACACCGTGCCGGATCCTCGATCTTGGCACGGGTACGGGGGCGATTGCGCTGGCGCTGGCGTCGGAGCGTCCCGACTGCGAGGTGACCGCTGTCGACCGCATGGCGGATGCCGTTGCGCTGGCGCAGCGAAATGCTGAACATCTGGCGATTAACAACGTACATATCCGGCAGAGCGTCTGGTTTAGCGCCTTGCCGGGGCAACAGTTTGCAATGATTGTCAGCAATCCGCCGTACATCGACGAACAGGATCCACATCTGTCGCAGGGGGATGTGCGCTTCGAACCCCTCTCTGCGTTGGTGGCAGGCGATCATGGTCTGGCGGACATTGTGCATATTATTGAACAGTCACGACCGGCGTTGATGCCCGGCGGCTGCTTACTGCTGGAGCATGGCTGGCAGCAGGGAACGGCGGTCAGGCAGGTTTTTGTCCGTGCGGGTTACCAGTCAGTGGAAACCTGTCGTGACTATGGCGGCAACGAGCGTATCACGCTCGGATGGAAGGCTGACTGA